Proteins from a single region of Felis catus isolate Fca126 chromosome B4, F.catus_Fca126_mat1.0, whole genome shotgun sequence:
- the ENO2 gene encoding gamma-enolase isoform X1: MSIEKIWAREILDSRGNPTVEVDLYTAKGLFRAAVPSGASTGIYEALELRDGDKQRYLGKGVLKAVDHINTTIAPALISSGLSVVEQEKLDNLMLELDGTENKSKFGANAILGVSLAVCKAGAAERELPLYRHIAQLAGNSDLILPVPAFNVINGGSHAGNKLAMQEFMILPVGAESFRDAMRLGAEVYHTLKGVIKDKYGKDATNVGDEGGFAPNILENSEALELVKEAIDKAGYTEKIVIGMDVAASEFHRDGKYDLDFKSPADPSRYITGDQLGALYQDFVRDYPVVSIEDPFDQDDWAAWSKFTANVGIQIVGDDLTVTNPKRIERAVEEKACNCLLLKVNQIGSVTEAIQACKLAQENGWGVMVSHRSGETEDTFIADLVVGLCTGQIKTGAPCRSERLAKYNQLMRIEEELGDEARFAGHNFRNPSVL; encoded by the exons ATGTCGATAGAGAAGATCTGGGCGCGGGAGATCCTGGACTCCCGTGGGAATCCCACGGTGGAGGTGGATCTCTACACCGCCAAAG GTCTCTTCCGGGCTGCAGTGCCCAGTGGAGCCTCCACTGGTATCTATGAGGCCCTGGAGCTGCGGGATGGGGACAAACAGCGTTACTTGGGCAAAG gtgTCCTGAAGGCAGTGGACCACATCAACACCACCATTGCTCCAGCCCTCATCAGCTCA GGTCTGTCGGTGGTGGAGCAGGAGAAGCTTGACAACCTGATGTTGGAGCTGGATGGGACCGAGAACAAAT CCAAGTTTGGGGCCAATGCCATCCTGGGTGTGTCCCTGGCCGTGTGTAAGGCAGGGGCGGCCGAGCGGGAATTGCCCCTATACCGCCACATTGCTCAGCTGGCCGGGAACTCAGACCTCATCCTGCCTGTGCCG GCCTTCAACGTGATCAACGGTGGCTCTCATGCTGGGAATAAGCTAGCCATGCAGGAGTTTATGATCCTTCCAGTGGGCGCTGAGAGTTTTCGCGATGCCATGCGACTTGGGGCGGAGGTCTACCACACACTCAAGGGGGTCATCAAGGACAAATATGGCAAGGATGCCACCAATGTGGGAGATGAAGGTGGCTTTGCCCCCAACATCCTGGAGAACAGTGAAG CCTTGGAGTTGGTGAAGGAAGCCATCGACAAGGCTGGCTACACAGAAAAGATTGTCATTGGCATGGACGTCGCTGCCTCGGAGTTTCATCGCGATGGCAAATATGACTTGGACTTTAAGTCTCCTGCTGATCCCTCCCGATACATCACTGGGGACCAGCTGGGGGCCCTCTACCAGGATTTTGTCAGGGACTATCCTG TGGTCTCCATCGAGGACCCCTTTGACCAGGACGATTGGGCCGCCTGGTCGAAGTTCACAGCCAATGTAGGGATCCAGATCGTGGGCGATGACCTGACAGTGACCAACCCAAAGCGTATCGAGCGGGCAGTGGAGGAAAAGGCCTGCAACTGTCTGCTGCTCAAGGTCAACCAGATCGGCTCAGTCACGGAAGCCATCCAAGC GTGCAAGCTGGCTCAGGAGAATGGCTGGGGTGTCATGGTGAGTCATCGCTCAGGAGAGACTGAGGACACGTTCATCGCCGATCTGGTGGTGGGGCTGTGCACGGGCCAG ATCAAGACTGGCGCCCCGTGCCGTTCTGAGCGTCTGGCTAAGTACAACCAGCTCATGAG AATTGAAGAAGAGCTGGGGGACGAAGCTCGCTTTGCTGGACATAATTTCCGCAATCCCAGCGTGCTGTGA
- the ENO2 gene encoding gamma-enolase isoform X2 — translation MLELDGTENKSKFGANAILGVSLAVCKAGAAERELPLYRHIAQLAGNSDLILPVPAFNVINGGSHAGNKLAMQEFMILPVGAESFRDAMRLGAEVYHTLKGVIKDKYGKDATNVGDEGGFAPNILENSEALELVKEAIDKAGYTEKIVIGMDVAASEFHRDGKYDLDFKSPADPSRYITGDQLGALYQDFVRDYPVVSIEDPFDQDDWAAWSKFTANVGIQIVGDDLTVTNPKRIERAVEEKACNCLLLKVNQIGSVTEAIQACKLAQENGWGVMVSHRSGETEDTFIADLVVGLCTGQIKTGAPCRSERLAKYNQLMRIEEELGDEARFAGHNFRNPSVL, via the exons ATGTTGGAGCTGGATGGGACCGAGAACAAAT CCAAGTTTGGGGCCAATGCCATCCTGGGTGTGTCCCTGGCCGTGTGTAAGGCAGGGGCGGCCGAGCGGGAATTGCCCCTATACCGCCACATTGCTCAGCTGGCCGGGAACTCAGACCTCATCCTGCCTGTGCCG GCCTTCAACGTGATCAACGGTGGCTCTCATGCTGGGAATAAGCTAGCCATGCAGGAGTTTATGATCCTTCCAGTGGGCGCTGAGAGTTTTCGCGATGCCATGCGACTTGGGGCGGAGGTCTACCACACACTCAAGGGGGTCATCAAGGACAAATATGGCAAGGATGCCACCAATGTGGGAGATGAAGGTGGCTTTGCCCCCAACATCCTGGAGAACAGTGAAG CCTTGGAGTTGGTGAAGGAAGCCATCGACAAGGCTGGCTACACAGAAAAGATTGTCATTGGCATGGACGTCGCTGCCTCGGAGTTTCATCGCGATGGCAAATATGACTTGGACTTTAAGTCTCCTGCTGATCCCTCCCGATACATCACTGGGGACCAGCTGGGGGCCCTCTACCAGGATTTTGTCAGGGACTATCCTG TGGTCTCCATCGAGGACCCCTTTGACCAGGACGATTGGGCCGCCTGGTCGAAGTTCACAGCCAATGTAGGGATCCAGATCGTGGGCGATGACCTGACAGTGACCAACCCAAAGCGTATCGAGCGGGCAGTGGAGGAAAAGGCCTGCAACTGTCTGCTGCTCAAGGTCAACCAGATCGGCTCAGTCACGGAAGCCATCCAAGC GTGCAAGCTGGCTCAGGAGAATGGCTGGGGTGTCATGGTGAGTCATCGCTCAGGAGAGACTGAGGACACGTTCATCGCCGATCTGGTGGTGGGGCTGTGCACGGGCCAG ATCAAGACTGGCGCCCCGTGCCGTTCTGAGCGTCTGGCTAAGTACAACCAGCTCATGAG AATTGAAGAAGAGCTGGGGGACGAAGCTCGCTTTGCTGGACATAATTTCCGCAATCCCAGCGTGCTGTGA